In Gossypium raimondii isolate GPD5lz chromosome 12, ASM2569854v1, whole genome shotgun sequence, a single window of DNA contains:
- the LOC105765410 gene encoding two-component response regulator-like APRR5 isoform X2: MGDFVVMSCEEVKEVKGNSDTEMENGEFEGIKKKKKKQQQESCVYGEVVKWERWMALRVLLIEADDSTRQIIAALLKKCNYKVSAVPDGLKAWEMLKGKPHNYDLILAEVDLPSISGFALLTLIMEHELCKSIPVIMMSSQDSVSTVYKCMLRGAADYLVKPVRRNELRNLWQHAWRRQSSIIGGNCPGDESIGRKRVEATSENDAARQTDKGSDTQSSCIKPDMEAESADMETIQEFSDLIKGKSQPSGSQMHEAHDCLNQNLLMHETKTSVNACKDPNLTTAYKGVELECQRTNMNISVEAGNALADSPREAIDFMGTFNRNFNFSSINSTSKFDSSPPLDLSLRRCNNNDFENNVTRERPILWHPNSSAFTRYSNRLSQPQHSTLTSISNKKKESGSNSETILSNIVSEHDAATPSPTVTSQRNMIPSTAGATDKSRHTEAATSCMEQRECPSSVNQHEPTFGVNPFHHSSLEMNSSRQFYDRLASGTNQMDQKLDSVEDKGHISPTVNQSGTGSFCNGSISQLNGIAYGSSSASNSNVDQVIVRASTERKNDDNVPAPAGNSHRSIQREAALTKFRLKRKDRCYEKKVRYESRKKLAEQRPRVKGQFVRQTQVDHPTQIQAECHYHNSPDG, from the exons atgGGGGATTTTGTGGTGATGAGTTGCGAGGAAGTGAAGGAGGTGAAAGGTAACAGTGATACAGAGATGGAAAATGGGGAATTTGAAGggataaagaagaagaaaaagaagcagCAGCAAGAAAGTTGTGTCTATGGTGAAGTGGTGAAATGGGAAAGGTGGATGGCTTTGAGGGTTTTGTTGATCGAAGCTGATGATTCAACCAGGCAAATTATAGCTGCTCTTCTCAAGAAATGCAATTATAAAG TTTCTGCAGTTCCAGATGGGTTGAAGGCATGGGAGATGCTGAAGGGAAAACCCCATAACTATGATCTCATTTTGGCAGAAGTGGATTTGCCATCTATATCTGGATTTGCTCTTCTTACACTAATCATGGAGCATGAGCTTTGTAAAAGCATCCCTGTTATAA TGATGTCCTCACAAGATTCAGTTAGCACAGTATACAAATGCATGTTGAGAGGGGCTGCTGATTACCTTGTTAAGCCAGTAAGGAGAAATGAACTGAGAAACTTATGGCAGCATGCGTGGAGAAGACAATCA TCTATAATTGGCGGAAACTGCCCCGGGGATGAGAGCATTGGACGCAAACGGGTTGAAGCTACCTCTGAAAATGATGCTGCAAGACAAACTGATAAAGGAAGTGATACTCAG AGCTCTTGTATAAAGCCGGACATGGAAGCTGAGAGTGCCGACATGGAAACTATCCAGGAATTTTCAGACTTGATAAAGGGAAAATCGCAACCAAGTGGATCGCAGATGCATGAAGCTCATGATTGTTTAAATCAGAATCTGCTCATGCATGAGACGAAAACTAGTG TCAATGCCTGCAAGGATCCCAACCTGACAACTGCGTACAAGGGTGTTGAACTGGAATGTCAAAGAACGAATATGAATATTTCGGTTGAGGCTGGTAATGCACTTGCTGATTCACCAAGAGAAGCTATTGATTTCATGGGAACATTTAACAGAAATTTCAACTTTTCTTCAATAAATAGCACAAGCAAGTTTGATTCTTCTCCACCCTTAGATCTTTCCTTGAGAAGAtgtaataataatgattttgagAATAATGTTACTCGAGAAAGACCTATTCTCTGGCATCCTAATTCATCAGCCTTTACAAG GTACTCTAATAGACTATCACAGCCCCAGCATTCAACACTGACAAGTAtcagtaataaaaaaaaagaatctggGTCTAATTCCGAGACGATATTGTCCAATATCGTTTCTGAACATGATGCTGCTACTCCTAGTCCCACGGTAACCTCTCAAAGAAACATGATTCCTTCGACTGCGGGAGCTACTGATAAATCGAGGCACACTGAAGCAGCCACATCATGCATGGAACAGAGAGAATGTCCAAGCTCAGTCAACCAACATGAACCTACCTTTGGTGTGAATCCATTTCATCATTCCAGTCTCGAAATGAATTCCTCTAGACAGTTTTATGACCGACTTGCGTCTGGAACAAATCAGATGGATCAAAAGTTGGATTCTGTCGAAGATAAAGGTCATATTTCTCCTACCGTTAATCAAAGTGGAACCGGCAGCTTCTGTAATGGATCCATTAGTCAACTTAATGGTATTGCATATGGGAGCAGTAGTGCAAGTAATAGCAATGTTGATCAGGTTATTGTTCGAGCTTCTACAGAAAGAAAGAACGACGACAATGTTCCTGCTCCTGCTGGAAATTCACACCGTTCTATCCAACGAGAAGCAGCTCTAACCAAGTTTCGATTGAAGCGGAAGGATAGATGCTATGAGAAAAAG GTCCGATACGAGAGCAGAAAGAAACTTGCGGAGCAGCGACCCAGAGTAAAAGGCCAATTTGTTCGTCAAACACAAGTCGATCATCCTACGCAGATACAAGCAGAGTGTCATTATCACAATTCACCCGATGGCTAG
- the LOC105765410 gene encoding two-component response regulator-like APRR5 isoform X1 encodes MGDFVVMSCEEVKEVKGNSDTEMENGEFEGIKKKKKKQQQESCVYGEVVKWERWMALRVLLIEADDSTRQIIAALLKKCNYKVSAVPDGLKAWEMLKGKPHNYDLILAEVDLPSISGFALLTLIMEHELCKSIPVIMMSSQDSVSTVYKCMLRGAADYLVKPVRRNELRNLWQHAWRRQSSIIGGNCPGDESIGRKRVEATSENDAARQTDKGSDTQSSCIKPDMEAESADMETIQEFSDLIKGKSQPSGSQMHEAHDCLNQNLLMHETKTSAVNACKDPNLTTAYKGVELECQRTNMNISVEAGNALADSPREAIDFMGTFNRNFNFSSINSTSKFDSSPPLDLSLRRCNNNDFENNVTRERPILWHPNSSAFTRYSNRLSQPQHSTLTSISNKKKESGSNSETILSNIVSEHDAATPSPTVTSQRNMIPSTAGATDKSRHTEAATSCMEQRECPSSVNQHEPTFGVNPFHHSSLEMNSSRQFYDRLASGTNQMDQKLDSVEDKGHISPTVNQSGTGSFCNGSISQLNGIAYGSSSASNSNVDQVIVRASTERKNDDNVPAPAGNSHRSIQREAALTKFRLKRKDRCYEKKVRYESRKKLAEQRPRVKGQFVRQTQVDHPTQIQAECHYHNSPDG; translated from the exons atgGGGGATTTTGTGGTGATGAGTTGCGAGGAAGTGAAGGAGGTGAAAGGTAACAGTGATACAGAGATGGAAAATGGGGAATTTGAAGggataaagaagaagaaaaagaagcagCAGCAAGAAAGTTGTGTCTATGGTGAAGTGGTGAAATGGGAAAGGTGGATGGCTTTGAGGGTTTTGTTGATCGAAGCTGATGATTCAACCAGGCAAATTATAGCTGCTCTTCTCAAGAAATGCAATTATAAAG TTTCTGCAGTTCCAGATGGGTTGAAGGCATGGGAGATGCTGAAGGGAAAACCCCATAACTATGATCTCATTTTGGCAGAAGTGGATTTGCCATCTATATCTGGATTTGCTCTTCTTACACTAATCATGGAGCATGAGCTTTGTAAAAGCATCCCTGTTATAA TGATGTCCTCACAAGATTCAGTTAGCACAGTATACAAATGCATGTTGAGAGGGGCTGCTGATTACCTTGTTAAGCCAGTAAGGAGAAATGAACTGAGAAACTTATGGCAGCATGCGTGGAGAAGACAATCA TCTATAATTGGCGGAAACTGCCCCGGGGATGAGAGCATTGGACGCAAACGGGTTGAAGCTACCTCTGAAAATGATGCTGCAAGACAAACTGATAAAGGAAGTGATACTCAG AGCTCTTGTATAAAGCCGGACATGGAAGCTGAGAGTGCCGACATGGAAACTATCCAGGAATTTTCAGACTTGATAAAGGGAAAATCGCAACCAAGTGGATCGCAGATGCATGAAGCTCATGATTGTTTAAATCAGAATCTGCTCATGCATGAGACGAAAACTAGTG CAGTCAATGCCTGCAAGGATCCCAACCTGACAACTGCGTACAAGGGTGTTGAACTGGAATGTCAAAGAACGAATATGAATATTTCGGTTGAGGCTGGTAATGCACTTGCTGATTCACCAAGAGAAGCTATTGATTTCATGGGAACATTTAACAGAAATTTCAACTTTTCTTCAATAAATAGCACAAGCAAGTTTGATTCTTCTCCACCCTTAGATCTTTCCTTGAGAAGAtgtaataataatgattttgagAATAATGTTACTCGAGAAAGACCTATTCTCTGGCATCCTAATTCATCAGCCTTTACAAG GTACTCTAATAGACTATCACAGCCCCAGCATTCAACACTGACAAGTAtcagtaataaaaaaaaagaatctggGTCTAATTCCGAGACGATATTGTCCAATATCGTTTCTGAACATGATGCTGCTACTCCTAGTCCCACGGTAACCTCTCAAAGAAACATGATTCCTTCGACTGCGGGAGCTACTGATAAATCGAGGCACACTGAAGCAGCCACATCATGCATGGAACAGAGAGAATGTCCAAGCTCAGTCAACCAACATGAACCTACCTTTGGTGTGAATCCATTTCATCATTCCAGTCTCGAAATGAATTCCTCTAGACAGTTTTATGACCGACTTGCGTCTGGAACAAATCAGATGGATCAAAAGTTGGATTCTGTCGAAGATAAAGGTCATATTTCTCCTACCGTTAATCAAAGTGGAACCGGCAGCTTCTGTAATGGATCCATTAGTCAACTTAATGGTATTGCATATGGGAGCAGTAGTGCAAGTAATAGCAATGTTGATCAGGTTATTGTTCGAGCTTCTACAGAAAGAAAGAACGACGACAATGTTCCTGCTCCTGCTGGAAATTCACACCGTTCTATCCAACGAGAAGCAGCTCTAACCAAGTTTCGATTGAAGCGGAAGGATAGATGCTATGAGAAAAAG GTCCGATACGAGAGCAGAAAGAAACTTGCGGAGCAGCGACCCAGAGTAAAAGGCCAATTTGTTCGTCAAACACAAGTCGATCATCCTACGCAGATACAAGCAGAGTGTCATTATCACAATTCACCCGATGGCTAG
- the LOC105765410 gene encoding two-component response regulator-like APRR5 isoform X3, giving the protein MGDFVVMSCEEVKEVKGNSDTEMENGEFEGIKKKKKKQQQESCVYGEVVKWERWMALRVLLIEADDSTRQIIAALLKKCNYKVMSSQDSVSTVYKCMLRGAADYLVKPVRRNELRNLWQHAWRRQSSIIGGNCPGDESIGRKRVEATSENDAARQTDKGSDTQSSCIKPDMEAESADMETIQEFSDLIKGKSQPSGSQMHEAHDCLNQNLLMHETKTSAVNACKDPNLTTAYKGVELECQRTNMNISVEAGNALADSPREAIDFMGTFNRNFNFSSINSTSKFDSSPPLDLSLRRCNNNDFENNVTRERPILWHPNSSAFTRYSNRLSQPQHSTLTSISNKKKESGSNSETILSNIVSEHDAATPSPTVTSQRNMIPSTAGATDKSRHTEAATSCMEQRECPSSVNQHEPTFGVNPFHHSSLEMNSSRQFYDRLASGTNQMDQKLDSVEDKGHISPTVNQSGTGSFCNGSISQLNGIAYGSSSASNSNVDQVIVRASTERKNDDNVPAPAGNSHRSIQREAALTKFRLKRKDRCYEKKVRYESRKKLAEQRPRVKGQFVRQTQVDHPTQIQAECHYHNSPDG; this is encoded by the exons atgGGGGATTTTGTGGTGATGAGTTGCGAGGAAGTGAAGGAGGTGAAAGGTAACAGTGATACAGAGATGGAAAATGGGGAATTTGAAGggataaagaagaagaaaaagaagcagCAGCAAGAAAGTTGTGTCTATGGTGAAGTGGTGAAATGGGAAAGGTGGATGGCTTTGAGGGTTTTGTTGATCGAAGCTGATGATTCAACCAGGCAAATTATAGCTGCTCTTCTCAAGAAATGCAATTATAAAG TGATGTCCTCACAAGATTCAGTTAGCACAGTATACAAATGCATGTTGAGAGGGGCTGCTGATTACCTTGTTAAGCCAGTAAGGAGAAATGAACTGAGAAACTTATGGCAGCATGCGTGGAGAAGACAATCA TCTATAATTGGCGGAAACTGCCCCGGGGATGAGAGCATTGGACGCAAACGGGTTGAAGCTACCTCTGAAAATGATGCTGCAAGACAAACTGATAAAGGAAGTGATACTCAG AGCTCTTGTATAAAGCCGGACATGGAAGCTGAGAGTGCCGACATGGAAACTATCCAGGAATTTTCAGACTTGATAAAGGGAAAATCGCAACCAAGTGGATCGCAGATGCATGAAGCTCATGATTGTTTAAATCAGAATCTGCTCATGCATGAGACGAAAACTAGTG CAGTCAATGCCTGCAAGGATCCCAACCTGACAACTGCGTACAAGGGTGTTGAACTGGAATGTCAAAGAACGAATATGAATATTTCGGTTGAGGCTGGTAATGCACTTGCTGATTCACCAAGAGAAGCTATTGATTTCATGGGAACATTTAACAGAAATTTCAACTTTTCTTCAATAAATAGCACAAGCAAGTTTGATTCTTCTCCACCCTTAGATCTTTCCTTGAGAAGAtgtaataataatgattttgagAATAATGTTACTCGAGAAAGACCTATTCTCTGGCATCCTAATTCATCAGCCTTTACAAG GTACTCTAATAGACTATCACAGCCCCAGCATTCAACACTGACAAGTAtcagtaataaaaaaaaagaatctggGTCTAATTCCGAGACGATATTGTCCAATATCGTTTCTGAACATGATGCTGCTACTCCTAGTCCCACGGTAACCTCTCAAAGAAACATGATTCCTTCGACTGCGGGAGCTACTGATAAATCGAGGCACACTGAAGCAGCCACATCATGCATGGAACAGAGAGAATGTCCAAGCTCAGTCAACCAACATGAACCTACCTTTGGTGTGAATCCATTTCATCATTCCAGTCTCGAAATGAATTCCTCTAGACAGTTTTATGACCGACTTGCGTCTGGAACAAATCAGATGGATCAAAAGTTGGATTCTGTCGAAGATAAAGGTCATATTTCTCCTACCGTTAATCAAAGTGGAACCGGCAGCTTCTGTAATGGATCCATTAGTCAACTTAATGGTATTGCATATGGGAGCAGTAGTGCAAGTAATAGCAATGTTGATCAGGTTATTGTTCGAGCTTCTACAGAAAGAAAGAACGACGACAATGTTCCTGCTCCTGCTGGAAATTCACACCGTTCTATCCAACGAGAAGCAGCTCTAACCAAGTTTCGATTGAAGCGGAAGGATAGATGCTATGAGAAAAAG GTCCGATACGAGAGCAGAAAGAAACTTGCGGAGCAGCGACCCAGAGTAAAAGGCCAATTTGTTCGTCAAACACAAGTCGATCATCCTACGCAGATACAAGCAGAGTGTCATTATCACAATTCACCCGATGGCTAG